Part of the Balnearium lithotrophicum genome is shown below.
CTGAGGATGAGTTTAAAGGTGTAGTTGACCTCATAACTATGAAGGCAATTATCTGGGAGGAGGAAACGTTAGGTGCTAAGTTCCACTACGAGGAAATACCAGAAGACCTCCTTCCAGTTGCTGAGGAGTGGCGTGAGAAAATGTTAGAAGCCCTCGCGGATATTGATGAAGAAATTATGATGAAGTACCTTGAGGGCGAGGAAATTACAGAGGATGAGATAAAAGCTGCCCTGAGGAAAGGAACGATTGAACTTAAGTTTTTCCCTATGCTCTGCGGTTCTGCATTTAAAAATAAGGGAGTTCAGCCACTCCTTGATGCAGTAGTTGACTACCTTCCATCTCCTCTTGATGTTCCTCCTATCAAAGGAATTAACCCAAAAACGGGAGAGGAGGAGGAAAGACCGGCCTCCTACGATGCTCCTTTTGCAGCTCTTGCATTTAAGATTCTCACTGACCCGTACGTTGGTCAGCTTACATTTGTAAGGGTTTACTCAGGATTAATGGAGTCAGGTTCTTACGTCTACAACGCTACAAGGGATAAAAAGGAAAGGCTTGCAAGAATCCTGCGTATGCACGCAAACAAGAGGGAGGAGATTCCCGTTCTTGGTGCTGGAGATATTGCAGCTGCCGTTGGTTTAAGGGAGACTTACACCGGAGATACTCTCTGTGACCCTGAACACCCAATTCTACTTGAAGCTATGGAGTTTCCAGAGCCTGTTATCTCTGTTGCCGTTGAACCAAAAACAAAGGCAGACCAAGAGAAACTCTCATTAGCTCTTCAGAAACTTGCTAAGGAAGACCCATCCTTTAGGGTTTCAATGGACCATGAGACAGGACAGACAATTATCTCCGGAATGGGAGAGCTCCACCTCGAAATCATCGTTGACCGTTTAAAGCGTGAGTTCAACGTTGATGTTAACGTAGGTAAACCTCAGGTTGCTTACAGGGAAACAATCAAGAAGGAAGTTACATCTGAAGGTAAGTTCATCAAACAGACAGGTGGTAGAGGTCAGTACGGTCACGTATGGCTCAAGATTGAACCCCTTGAACCCGGTAAGGGATTTGAATTCCACGAGACAATCAAGGGTGGAGTTGTTCCGAAGGAGTACATTCCTGCTGTTGAAGCCGGCGTAAAGGAAGCAATGGAGACTGGTGTAGTTGCCGGTTATCCAATGACCGATATCAAGGTTACCCTATTTGATGGTTCTTACCACGAGGTTGACTCCTCAGAGATGGCCTTCAAGATTGCCGGTTCTATAGCGTTTAAGGAAGGTGCTAAGAAGGCAAACCCTGTCCTTTTAGAGCCAATAATGGAGGTTGAAGTCACAACTCCCGAGGAGTTTATGGGAGACGTAATCGGTGACCTCAACAAGCGCCGTGGAAGGGTTCAGGGAATGGAAGCAAGGGGTAACGCTCAAGTGATAAGAGCTCTCGTTCCCCTTGCAGAGATGTTCGGTTATGCAACAGACCTCCGTTCAATGACTCAAGGTCGTGCAACCTACATAATGAAGTTCAGCCACTATGAGGAGGTTCCTCCAAACGTAGCTGAACAGATAATAGGAGAGAGAACTAAGTAATATCTGCCCCCTTAGGGGGCTTTTCCCTTTACTTTTAAAAAAGTTTGCATA
Proteins encoded:
- the fusA gene encoding elongation factor G, encoding MSKQQALIKQIKVPLDKVRNIGIIAHIDAGKTTTTERILYYTGRIHKIGEVHEGAAEMDWMEQEKERGITITSATTTCFWRNHRINIVDTPGHVDFTIEVERSLRVLDGAVTILCSVGGVQPQTETVWRQADKYRVPRIIFVNKMDRIGADFFRVVGEVEEKLGAKPVPVQVPIGAEDEFKGVVDLITMKAIIWEEETLGAKFHYEEIPEDLLPVAEEWREKMLEALADIDEEIMMKYLEGEEITEDEIKAALRKGTIELKFFPMLCGSAFKNKGVQPLLDAVVDYLPSPLDVPPIKGINPKTGEEEERPASYDAPFAALAFKILTDPYVGQLTFVRVYSGLMESGSYVYNATRDKKERLARILRMHANKREEIPVLGAGDIAAAVGLRETYTGDTLCDPEHPILLEAMEFPEPVISVAVEPKTKADQEKLSLALQKLAKEDPSFRVSMDHETGQTIISGMGELHLEIIVDRLKREFNVDVNVGKPQVAYRETIKKEVTSEGKFIKQTGGRGQYGHVWLKIEPLEPGKGFEFHETIKGGVVPKEYIPAVEAGVKEAMETGVVAGYPMTDIKVTLFDGSYHEVDSSEMAFKIAGSIAFKEGAKKANPVLLEPIMEVEVTTPEEFMGDVIGDLNKRRGRVQGMEARGNAQVIRALVPLAEMFGYATDLRSMTQGRATYIMKFSHYEEVPPNVAEQIIGERTK